A stretch of the Metopolophium dirhodum isolate CAU chromosome 8, ASM1992520v1, whole genome shotgun sequence genome encodes the following:
- the LOC132951047 gene encoding uncharacterized protein LOC132951047 produces the protein MSKTTSLDIDGMSAEEKIEQIKMMRDLIRLKEKSGDGCNSAFQKIGKKKNLISDTVMSAVFVTSFVLIVAMALYSFRTLYLAIQKKFPSQHTEL, from the exons atgtcaAAAACAACATCGTTGGACATCGACGGAATGA GTGCTGAGGAGAAAATCGAACAAATTAAAATGATGCGAGATTTGATTCGTCTCAAAGAGAAGTCTGGGGATGGATGTAACTCTGCGTTTCAAAAGATCGGGAAGAAAAAAAACCTTATCAGCGACACAGTAATGTCTGCTGTGTTTGTAACTAGTTTCGTTTTGATTGTGGCAATGGCATTATATTCGTTTCGGACTCTATACCTTGCCATACAGAAAAAATTTCCTTCCCAACACACAGAATTGtaa